The region AATATAGACTTCTATGAACCATGTGTGAGAACACGTCTGTGATATGTGCttacattttttgcatgaaGCGACATATGTGCATACAGTGTGTGACTGATCACTATGAAAGCTTgcatcttgtgtgtgtgtgtgtgtgtgtgtgtgtgcgcatgtgtgtgtgagtgcgctTTGACAGACATCTGTCTCCTGTGCCCTGCAGCCTGGTTGGTTTTAATTAGGTAGAGCCAGAGGGCCCGAGGGCAGACAGGGGCTAGTCAtaatcactcacacacacacacacacacacacacacacacacacacacacacacgggccAGCCTCCCCCTCACAATCCTCCACAAAAAATGTCCTTTCAGAAGGAGCAtctcaaaaaacacaaaacacacacactccatcTGTCTCAAACACACGTGTGAGAAGTGTGTTTTACATGCATGATTAGTTTGATTAATGACATGTACATTTCGGTCAGTTTGAGCGCTTAACTGCCTTCAAATGCCTGTATTCACACATGAACGCCAGCACAATGCCATAAACATGAGTCCTGACTGTCTGTTGAAGGTGTGTCAATTACTGAACCACTGTGGAAGTTAATTGGTTTCGATgataataatttgtaattccTGCAGCTCAGACAGCAGAGCATGGGTTTGATTTCCAGGGAATGCCTgaagtaataaaatgtttaccttgaatgcaatggaTAAATGCATCTGCTGAACTGcacaaatgtaaattttaattgTACAACTTggctttttttgcattttgacaGGCTTGCAGAAtgaaactacatttcccatcatgctcTGTGATTATGActtgtaaatatgaataaaatagtttaattttaaacataaactGAACTATTGTACATTATttgtgcttctttttgttgCACTAGCACAAAAATCACAAATCTTGTTTGcgatatgaaaaagaaaacgaaattgttaaatttgtaaatatgtattctaattacataattacgaaagagaaataaattgcatgtttgctttattttaattacataattatgaCTTCAGCTTGgacatatacacaaatatactcACTTCAACTGCACTAATGCACATTATTTGCACTCTATTTTGTTGCACAAAAATCTCAAATCTTTCCTGAGATATGAAAAAGAGCAAGATTTTGTGATTACTTTATTCTAATGATGTAATTACAACtcgtaaatatgatcaaaatagTTCAACTTTTGAATATGTAAACTTAAATATCAGCTGCACTAATGCACATTGTGCTTCCTTTTGTTGCacaaaaatgtcaaatcttTGAGATATGaaatagacaaataaaattgcgtgcttattttattttaattatgtaattaatactcttaaatataaacaaaatagttaaacttttaaatatgcaagctttaaacatttatttttaacccaACAAAGcatgtgtatgcatgtgtgatGTAACAATTCTCTCTTTAAGCTGCTGCTAAATCACtaacaaatcacacaaataaaataaggtggcattttgacacattggTGATCggcatgaaatgtaaaaaaagccTCAAAATTAAGTTGAAGTTATTATCGATATgcagtccacacacacacacacacacacacacatacacaccgaATCAAAATCACAGATAAAGCACCTTTTTCAAAAACGTCcactatatatgtgtgtgtgcgtgtgtagaAGATAGCAGATAACACAGATGAAACTGTCCAAAAGACACAACACTTCCAGTAAAAACAGGAGTTGGAGTGTGGAGGGGTTTACTGATGACCTTGTTGCATATTTTGGgctctctatgtgtgtgtgtcgtccTTGGACAACTGTTTCCCACCCTAGTTGGTGGGTTTGTCTGTAAGTGGGCAGAGATGACAAATTTTTCCCACAAGCCCACACCCTGGAGCACCAAAGCCCCCACTCCCAGAATACATCCGTGCACGGCATCCCACACTGCAGATCCTGAGGCTTAGAAAACAGAATATAAAACTGACGAATGTATGCATCAGATTTGATCACAGTATCAAGAGTTTAAAGGAATTAAAGTTTTTGGTGCTTGACTATGCAAAACGTTACGGAGTTGTGAGTgcttgccagggtgttgctatgcagttgatAGGATGTTTGTGTGGCTGCTAGGTGAAATATCActtaatcatttatttagtaCAAAGCACGTCTCTCCTCAACAATCAATGATGTCTGGAGCACAAACGCTGCAGCACTTTGTGACAGAGGTTTGAATTCATCTATACATCTATGAGCAACAGTACTAGAGACGCTTGACTTGACAaactagaaagaaagaaaaaaacatctaacCTTACCTGAAATCACAAGGTCACCAAACACACAAGAGAATATCAGTCGGCGTTCTGAATGTGTCTCGTCTTCGTCTGGATGCcgctgtaaaataaatacataaataaatcattctTACTGCATTTTAACTGCAAAAGATTTCTGAGGACTTTGATCTTCATGCtaaacagggttattatagttaaaaaaaaaaaaaaacattttggttaccgaaaataaaataaacgttaacttaagtaaacaacttaaacttattttagcaaactaaaactgaaagaaaaaaaaacacaaataaaaatgacaaaaactacaattaaatgaaaacagaagatataaaaataaaaactcaaaataaaattgaaatgataCAAATCATGTTCAAATGTGACAAATAtgatcatcaggcttttgaacatgtatttgttcatctctcaatcagcattggattgcattgcattatatactttgatcatttaaatccagtgttgggggtaacgcattacaagtaacgtgagttacgcaatcagattacttttttcaagtaactagtaaagtaacgcattactttttattttacaagaaaatatctgagttactttttcaaaaaagtaacgccagttacttagttttcccatttattgactgacaagtctcctgtccccatgttgggagaaatcggaagtgtttgctgtgtgaacatgatcttactgtagttccagactaaatgtgaatgtgcattaattcatcccactcgcaaaaaaaatgatttagtattcatcaaaatgaattaaaacagtgaaatgcaaactcagaatattacgcaaacctgcaataattaaatatgttaaataacacaaatgtatctaatcccattttattaaccaatgtttttgctgctgaccttcgatgatccagttcaaccatactaataagcaaaaatgactttagataaactaacaattgtgcttcattgttttttttattgctgaagagtgttgaaccttcttctcctgcgttctaGACATGAATTTACTTTtgcttcagcctgaggtttattcattacactttttggtgtgaaagggcttttacatttgctataaatagaacttcttatattaaaaacaatcaagccctgctcgtatttaaaaattaacgcaaaagtaacataacaaattactttccataaaaagtaactaagtaacgtaattagttacttttttagggagtaacgcaatattgtaatgcattacttttaaaagtaact is a window of Onychostoma macrolepis isolate SWU-2019 chromosome 21, ASM1243209v1, whole genome shotgun sequence DNA encoding:
- the LOC131528395 gene encoding uncharacterized protein LOC131528395 produces the protein MGHCCDALGFIFLSSSSCHGGNSVPRWEAERKLRSEPVSSPSLRDAKMSVHPVCPSVSSPFTKNAAEHPTTSLKQRHTRTDGERHPDEDETHSERRLIFSCVFGDLVISASGSAVWDAVHGCILGVGALVLQGVGLWEKFVISAHLQTNPPTRVGNSCPRTTHTHREPKICNKVISKPLHTPTPVFTGSVVSFGQFHLCYLLSSTHAHTHI